The proteins below are encoded in one region of Triticum aestivum cultivar Chinese Spring chromosome 1B, IWGSC CS RefSeq v2.1, whole genome shotgun sequence:
- the LOC123101919 gene encoding uncharacterized protein, which produces MAAAMRFGGGALLRRAPVAAARVRLAHTKPCSPEEMRDAAARVAEIDKAKEELFDKVHGMVTTYDVPRRMSREYMLLMQRLSSQINPRPQDPIWRFCRRHERRNTYYKFLGACTNGLLTGVGIGLLVFVPPKKSVADWWNKVTS; this is translated from the exons atggcggcggcgatgaGATTCGGCGGTGGCGCTTTGCTCCGGCGAGCGCCCGTGGCGGCGGCAAGGGTGCGGCTCGCCCACACCAAGCCCTGCAGCCCGGAGGAGATGAGGGACGCCGCGGCCCGCGTGGCGGAGATCGACAAGGCCAAAGAGGAGCTGTTCGACAAGGTGCATGGCATGGTTACCACCTACGATGTCCCGCGCAGGATGAGTCGCGAGTACATGCTTCTCATGCAGCGCCTCTCCTCCCAAATCAACCCTAGACCCCAAGACCCAATCTG GCGTTTTTGTCGACGCCACGAAAGACGCAATACTTACTACAAGTTTTTGGGGGCATGTACGAATGGCCTTTTGACTGGAGTTGGCATCGGCTTGCTCGTGTTTGTTCCACCAAAAAAGTCTGTCGCGGACTGGTGGAACAAAGTTACTAGTTGA